From one Rhodamnia argentea isolate NSW1041297 chromosome 1, ASM2092103v1, whole genome shotgun sequence genomic stretch:
- the LOC115729314 gene encoding RPM1-interacting protein 4-like: MAQQRSQLPTFGNWDNEDGVPYTAYFEKARKGKGRVKRNPNDVQSDHETYMTSEPRTRTSSSQKEADLGSQKVAEPEAATSKQKHYRCGDEADRRRLIGSPLYRGAIGGKTDLGAPRPYNSGVRKPKTEAELVMKAQYARRPSHEHRIRAGEFDHPRRRFSDSMLHRDPRYSRAAAESPVLRGSGMSSPYRSVWQNPWSEHIKSSSHSTQHRASVGGGGGRMSSPVQEPEKRHSSTSRGHSTAPTTPGRSRLKPVARGDKTSNHSTAVPKFGDWDETSPSSADGYTHVFNLVVEEKKGAAGKPPVTTAENPHSNGQYSRAETRSKSRGCWCFPWRKR; encoded by the exons CAACAGCGCTCACAGTTGCCGACATTCGGAAACTGGGACAACGAAGATGGCGTTCCTTATACAGCCTACTTTGAGAAagcgagaaaaggaaaaggccGTGTGAAAAGAAACCCGAATGATGTTCAGAGCGATCACGAAACGTATATGACTAGTGAACCTAGGACCAGAACCTCTTCTAGCCAGAAGGAGGCTGACCTGGGTTCACAGAAAGTTGCAGAGCCAGAGGCAGCAACGTCGAAGCAGAAGCACTACAGATGTGGAGACGAAGCCGACCGGAGGAGACTCATCGGTTCACCTCTGTATCGTGGAGCCATTGGCGGAAAAACTGACTTGGGCGCGCCTCGGCCATATAACAGCGGTGTAAGAAAGCCCAAAACTGAAGCTGAACTGGTCATGAAGGCGCAATATGCAAGGAGGCCAAGCCATGAGCATCGGATTAGAGCAGGAGAATTTGATCATCCCAGGAGGAGATTTAGTGACTCTATGCTGCATCGAGACCCTAGATACAGCAGGGCCGCTGCTGAATCGCCTGTTCTACGCGGCAGTGGAATGAGTTCCCCATACAGATCGGTGTGGCAAAATCCATGGTCAGAGCACATCAAGTCCTCTTCTCACAGCACGCAACATCGAGCTAGTGTTGGGGGCGGAGGAGGTCGAATGTCTTCTCCAGTGCAGGAGCCGGAGAAGAGGCATTCATCCACAAGTAGAGGACATAGCACGGCTCCCACGACTCCAGGGAGATCTCGTCTCAAACCAGTTGCCCGAGGAGATAAAACA TCTAATCACAGCACAGCCGTCCCTAAATTCGGAGATTGGGATGAGACAAGCCCTTCGTCAGCCGATGGGTACACGCATGTATTCAATCTTGTGGTGGAGGAAAAGAAGGGCGCCGCAGGCAAACCACCAGTGACTACAGCCGAGAACCCTCATTCCAATGGCCAGTATTCGCGTGCTGAAACAAGGTCCAAG TCTCGAGGATGTTGGTGCTTTCCATGGAGAAAAAGATGA